GCCCGTCACGAGGATGGCAAACCCTTCTTCATGTTCGTCGGCCTGTGGCGCCCTCATACGCCATTCACCGCCCCGAAACGCTTTTTCGATCTCTACGATCCCGCCAGGCTCCGCCTGCCACCCGCCGGGTGGCGGCACGGCGACCTCGACGACGTTCCGCCCGAGGGACAACGTCTCGCCGGCGTCTGGGGCCAGCGCTGGACCACTTCCGGTGTCGATCACCCTGAGGCTTGGCGACGCATCCTGCACGGCTACCTCGCCTGCACGAGCTTTGCCGACTGGGCCATCGGAGAGGTTCTCGATGGTTTGCGCCAGCGCGCCGATTACGCCAACACCCTCGTCATCGTGACCACCGACAACGGTTATCACCTCGGCGAGAAAGACCACTTCGAGAAGTCCACGCTGTGGGAGGCGTCGGCCCGCACGCCGCTCGCCGTGCGCCTGCCGGGAGGCCGGCACGCCGGCCAGATCAGCCCCCGTGTGATCGGACTGATCGATGTGCTCCCAACCCTGGCGCAGCTTTGTGAACTCCCTGCGCCCGGACATGCCTACGACGGGCGCACTCTTGCTCCGCTGCTGGAGGACCCGTCCTCAGCCTGGCCCTACCCGGCTTTCACGGCACACCGCGACCGCTCCGCGGCCTGGCGTGACGAGCGCTGGCGCTACATCCGTTATCCCGACGACACCGAGGAACTCTACGACCATACCGTGGACCCGCATGAATGGCACAATTTGGCCCCCAGCCCGGTCC
This DNA window, taken from Oleiharenicola lentus, encodes the following:
- a CDS encoding sulfatase is translated as MALFAANRPPNVVIIMADDMNDYGFLGAHPDALTPRLDAFRREALTFPRTYCPAPACVPSRAAFFTGLNPHRTGAYLNGSDPWDKPGFDRYESMPELFRRRGYATWGGGKVFHAKITEARRSAAWTVDAGANGGFGPHVLPADQIDGQWWGATSWTGPDSDFPDVRTLTQAREFLARHEDGKPFFMFVGLWRPHTPFTAPKRFFDLYDPARLRLPPAGWRHGDLDDVPPEGQRLAGVWGQRWTTSGVDHPEAWRRILHGYLACTSFADWAIGEVLDGLRQRADYANTLVIVTTDNGYHLGEKDHFEKSTLWEASARTPLAVRLPGGRHAGQISPRVIGLIDVLPTLAQLCELPAPGHAYDGRTLAPLLEDPSSAWPYPAFTAHRDRSAAWRDERWRYIRYPDDTEELYDHTVDPHEWHNLAPSPVHHEVLQRFRTLWPETWAPSLGGRDG